Proteins from a genomic interval of Medicago truncatula cultivar Jemalong A17 chromosome 3, MtrunA17r5.0-ANR, whole genome shotgun sequence:
- the LOC25481472 gene encoding linamarin synthase 1 — protein sequence MDSYSPSTHIQQKPHAVFVPFPVQGHVNPFMQLAKLFRCKGFHITFVNTEFNHKRLIKSLGAEFVKGLPDFQFETIPDGLPESDKDATQDIIPLCEASKNNFYAPLKELVKNLNSSTHHFPVTCIIADGISSFAGRVAKDLGIQELVFWTASASGLLGYLQYDELVNRGIIPFKDETFIDDGTLDTSLDWISGMKDIRIKDLPSFVRVTDLSDILFNFVVSETQNCLRSSTIIINTFEELEGETLDTLRANNPNIYSIGPIHMLGRHFPEKENGFKASGSSLWKSDPECIKWLSKWEPCSVLYINYGSITVMTNHHLKEFAWGIANSKLPFLWILRPDVAMGEETSTLPQEFLDEVKDKGYITSWCSQDEVLAHPSVGGFLTHCGWNSTLETISYGVPTICWPFFAEQQTNCRYLCKSWKIGMEINHDVKRDDITEIVMEMMKREKGKEMRHKCLEWKKKAAYTTDLGGYSYNNFHKLIRDVLHQNAI from the exons atGGATTCTTATTCTCCCTCTACGCATATCCAACAAAAGCCTCATGCTGTATTTGTACCATTTCCAGTACAAGGTCATGTGAACCCTTTCATGCAACTAGCCAAACTCTTTCGTTGCAAAGGTTTTCACATAACCTTTGTGAACACTGAATTCAACCACAAACGTTTGATAAAATCTCTTGGAGCTGAGTTTGTGAAGGGTCTACCAGATTTTCAATTTGAGACCATACCTGATGGTTTACCAGAATCAGATAAAGATGCAACACAAGATATTATACCGTTGTGTGAAGCAagtaaaaataacttttatgcTCCTTTGAAAGAGCTTGTCAAAAATTTGAACTCTTCAACACACCATTTTCCAGTTACTTGCATAATTGCCGATGGAATTTCGAGCTTTGCTGGAAGAGTAGCAAAAGATTTGGGGATTCAAGAGCTAGTGTTTTGGACTGCTTCGGCTTCTGGCTTGTTGGGATATTTACAATACGATGAGCTTGTTAACAGGGGAATTATTCCCTTCAAAG aTGAAACTTTTATCGATGATGGCACCTTGGATACAAGTTTAGATTGGATATCAGGAATGAAAGATATCAGAATAAAAGATCTTCCAAGCTTCGTCAGAGTCACCGATCTAAGTgacattttgtttaattttgtggTCTCCGAGACACAAAATTGTTTGAGATCATCGACAATAATCATTAACACGTTCGAAGAATTGGAAGGTGAAACCCTTGACACCCTTAGGGCCAACAATCCAAACATATATAGCATTGGCCCGATTCACATGCTTGGTAGACATTTTCCTGAGaaagaaaatggttttaaagcAAGTGGTTCGAGTTTATGGAAATCTGACCCGGAATGTATAAAATGGTTGAGTAAATGGGAACCTTGCTCAGTACTATATATTAATTATGGAAGTATAACTGTTATGACAAATCATCACTTGAAAGAATTTGCTTGGGGAATAGCAAATAGTAAATTACCTTTTTTATGGATATTGAGACCAgatgtagcaatgggtgaagaGACTTCAACTTTGCCACAAGAGTTTCTAGATGAAGTTAAGGATAAAGGATACATAACTAGTTGGTGCTCCCAAGACGAAGTGCTTGCTCATCCATCAGTTGGGGGATTCTTGACTCATTGTGGTTGGAATTCTACACTTGAAACTATTTCTTATGGTGTGCCTACTATTTGTTGGCCTTTCTTTGctgaacaacaaacaaattGTAGGTATTTATGCAAGTCTTGGAAAATAGGGATGGAAATTAACCATGATGTTAAAAGGGATGATATAACTGAAATTgtaatggaaatgatgaaacgagaaaagggaaaagaaaTGAGACACAAGTGCTTGGAATGGAAGAAGAAAGCTGCATACACTACTGATTTGGGAGGAtattcatacaataattttcataagTTGATTAGAGATGTTCTTCATCAAAATGCTATTTGA
- the LOC25481837 gene encoding linamarin synthase 1 has product MESNPHHTQQKPHAVFVPFPAQGHVNPMMQLAKLFRCKGFHITFVNTEFNHKRLIKSLGAEFVKGLPDFQFETIPDGLPESDKDATQEVIPLCEASKKNFYAPLKELVKNLNSSSHHFPVTCIIGDGLSGFAGRVAKDLGILELQFWTASACGFVGHLYFDELVKRGILPFKDGNFVVDGTLETRLDWTSGMKDIRLKDLPSFIRITDLNDVMFNFQGSEAQNCIRSSMIIINTFDELEGEALDTLRAKNPNIYDIGPLHMLGRHFPEKEHGFKASGSSLWKSDPECITWLNQWEPCSVLYVNYGSVTVMTDHHLKEFAWGIANSKLPFLWIMRPDVVMGVETSSLPQEFLDEVKDRGYITSWCFQDQVLAHPSVGGFLTHCGWNSTLEAISSGMPTICWPFFAEQQTNCRYLCNTWKIGMEINHDVKRDDIKEIVMEMMEGEKGKEMRHKCLEWKKKATEATDLGGLSYNNFHKLVKEVLHENSA; this is encoded by the exons atggAGTCTAATCCTCATCATACCCAACAAAAACCACATGCTGTATTTGTACCATTTCCAGCACAAGGTCATGTGAACCCAATGATGCAACTAGCCAAACTCTTCCGTTGCAAAGGTTTCCATATAACCTTTGTGAACACTGAATTCAACCACAAACGTTTGATAAAATCTCTTGGAGCTGAGTTTGTGAAGGGTCTACCAGATTTTCAATTTGAGACCATACCTGATGGTTTGCCAGAGTCAGATAAAGATGCAACACAAGAAGTTATACCGTTGTGTGAAGCAagtaaaaaaaacttctatgCTCCTTTGAAAGAGCTTGTCAAAAATTTGAACTCTTCATCACACCATTTTCCAGTTACTTGCATAATTGGTGATGGGCTTTCTGGGTTTGCTGGAAGAGTAGCAAAAGATTTGGGGATTCTAGAGCTACAGTTTTGGACTGCTTCTGCTTGTGGATTTGTGGGACATTTGTATTTTGATGAACTTGTCAAAAGAGGCATTCTTCCATTCAAAG ATGGAAATTTTGTTGTCGATGGCACCTTGGAAACACGTTTAGATTGGACCTCCGGAATGAAAGATATTAGACTAAAAGATCTTCCAAGCTTCATAAGAATCACAGATCTAAATGATGTAATGTTTAATTTCCAAGGTTCTGAAGCACAAAATTGTATAAGATCATCAATGATTATAAtcaacacttttgatgaattggAAGGTGAAGCACTTGACACCCTTAGGGCCAAAAACCCTAACATATATGACATTGGTCCACTTCACATGCTTGGTAGGCACTTTCCTGAGAAGGAACATGGGTTTAAGGCGAGTGGTTCGAGTCTATGGAAATCTGACCCAGAATGCATAACATGGTTGAATCAATGGGAACCTTGCTCAGTCCTATATGTTAATTATGGAAGTGTAACTGTTATGACTGATCACCACTTGAAAGAATTTGCTTGGGGAATAGCAAATAGTAAATTGCCATTTTTATGGATAATGAGACCAGATGTAGTAATGGGTGTGGAAACTTCATCTTTGCCACAAGAGTTTCTAGATGAGGTAAAAGATAGAGGATACATAACTAGTTGGTGCTTTCAAGATCAAGTGCTTGCTCATCCATCGGTTGGAGGGTTCCTAACTCATTGTGGTTGGAATTCTACACTTGAAGCTATATCTTCTGGTATGCCTACTATTTGTTGGCCTTTCTTTGCTGAGCAACAAACAAATTGTAGGTATTTATGCAACACTTGGAAAATAGGGATGGAAATTAACCATGATGTTAAAAGGGATGATATAAAAGAAATTGTGATGGAAATGATGGAAGgagaaaagggaaaagaaaTGAGACATAAGTGCTTGGAATGGAAGAAGAAAGCTACAGAAGCTACTGATTTGGGAGGATTGTCCtacaataattttcataagTTAGTCAAAGAGGTTCTTCATGAAAATTCTGCTTGA
- the LOC112417833 gene encoding linamarin synthase 2: MDQKPHVVLAPFPAQGHVNPFMQLAKLLRCNGFHITFVNTEFNHKRLIKSLGQDFVKGLPDFQFETIPDGLPESDKDATQNIPTLCDATRKNCYAPFKELINKLNTSSPHIPVTCIIADGNYDFAGRVAKDLGIREIQLWTASTCGFVAYLQFEELVKRGILPFKDENFIADGTLETSLDWISGMKDISLKDLPSFIRITDLNDVMFNFQGSKAHNCLRSSMIIINTFEELEGEALDTLRAKNPNIYDIGPLHMLGRHFPEKEHGFTAIGSSLWKSDPECITWLNKWKPCSVLYVNYGSIAVMANHQLKEFAWGIANSKLPFLWIMRPDVVMGEETSSLPQEFLDEVKDRGYITSWCYQDQVLSHPSVGGFLTHCGWNSTLETISYGVPTICWPFFGEQQTNCRYLCNTWKIGMEINHDVKREEITELVMEMMEGEKGKEMRQKSLVWKKKATDATNLGGSSYNNFHKLIKEVLHHKAI; encoded by the exons atggaCCAAAAGCCACATGTTGTATTAGCACCATTTCCAGCACAAGGTCATGTGAACCCTTTCATGCAATTAGCCAAACTCCTACGTTGCAACGGTTTTCACATAACCTTTGTGAACACTGAATTCAACCACAAACGTTTGATAAAATCTCTTGGACAAGACTTTGTGAAGG GTCTACCAGATTTTCAATTTGAGACCATACCTGATGGTTTGCCAGAGTCAGATAAAGATGCAACACAAAATATTCCAACGTTGTGTGATGCAActagaaaaaattgttatgcTCCTTTCAAAGAGCTTATCAATAAGCTTAACACCTCATCACCTCATATTCCAGTTACTTGCATAATTGCTGATGGTAATTATGACTTTGCTGGAAGAGTGGCTAAAGATTTGGGCATTCGAGAGATACAACTTTGGACAGCTTCTACTTGTGGGTTTGTGGCATATTTGCAATTCGAGGAGCTTGTCAAAAGAGGAATTCTTCCATTCAAAG aTGAAAATTTTATTGCCGATGGCACCTTGGAAACAAGTTTAGATTGGATCTCGGGAATGAAAGATATTAGCCTAAAAGACCTTCCAAGCTTCATAAGAATCACAGATCTAAATGATGTAATGTTTAATTTCCAAGGTTCTAAAGCACACAATTGTTTAAGATCATCAATGATTATAATCAACACATTTGAAGAATTGGAAGGTGAAGCACTTGACACCCTTAGGGCCAAAAACCCTAACATATATGACATTGGTCCACTTCACATGCTTGGTAGGCACTTTCCTGAGAAGGAACATGGGTTTACGGCAATTGGTTCGAGTCTATGGAAATCTGACCCAGAATGCATAACATGGTTGAATAAATGGAAACCTTGCTCAGTCCTATATGTTAATTATGGAAGTATAGCTGTTATGGCAAATCATCAATTGAAAGAATTTGCTTGGGGAATAGCAAATAGCAAATTACCATTTTTGTGGATTATGAGACCAGATGTAGTAATGGGTGAAGAGACTTCATCTTTGCCTCAAGAGTTTCTAGATGAAGTTAAGGATAGAGGATACATAACTAGTTGGTGCTATCAAGATCAAGTGCTTTCTCATCCATCAGTTGGGGGATTCTTGACTCATTGTGGTTGGAATTCTACACTTGAAACTATTTCCTATGGTGTGCCTACTATTTGTTGGCCTTTCTTTGGTGAGCAACAAACAAATTGTAGGTATTTATGCAACACTTGGAAAATTGGGATGGAAATTAACCATGATGTGAAAAGGGAAGAGATAACCGAACTTGTGATGGAAATGATGGAaggagaaaaaggaaaagaaatgaGACAAAAGAGTTTGGTGTGGAAGAAGAAAGCTACAGATGCTACTAATTTGGGAGGATCATCATACAATAATTTCCATAAGTTAATCAAAGAGGTTCTTCATCACAAGGCCATTTGA
- the LOC25491123 gene encoding LOW QUALITY PROTEIN: linamarin synthase 1 (The sequence of the model RefSeq protein was modified relative to this genomic sequence to represent the inferred CDS: inserted 1 base in 1 codon), whose protein sequence is MSQEKQNKIEYTPHGHSQKPHVVLVPFPAQGHVNPFMQLAKLLRCNGFHITFVNTEFNHKRLIKSLGQDFVNGLPDFQFETIPDGLPESDKDATQDIPTLCDATRKNCYAPFKELINKLNTSSPHIPVTCIIADGIMGFAGRVAKDLGIKELQFWTASACGFVGYLQYDELVKRGILPFKDENFIADGTLDTSLDWISGIKDIRLKDLPSFMRVTDLNDIMFDFFCVEPPNCVRSSAIIINTFEELEGEALDTLRAKNPNIYSIGPLHMLGRHFPEKENGFAASGSSFWKNDSECIKWLSKWEPGSVLYINYGSITVMTDHHLKEFAWGIANSKLPFLWIMRPDVVMGEETSSLPQEFLDEVKDRGYITSWCYQDQVLSHPSVXGFLTHCGWNSTLETISYGVPTICWPFFAEQQTNCRYLCNTWKIGMEINYDVKREEIRELVMEMMEGEKGKEMRQKSLVWKKKATDATNLGGSSYINFYNLIKELLHHNAI, encoded by the exons CAAAAGCCTCATGTTGTATTAGTACCATTTCCAGCACAAGGTCATGTGAACCCTTTCATGCAATTAGCCAAACTCCTACGTTGCAACGGTTTTCACATAACCTTTGTGAACACTGAATTCAACCACAAACGTTTGATAAAATCTCTTGGACAAGACTTTGTGAATGGTCTACCAGATTTTCAATTTGAGACCATACCTGATGGTTTGCCAGAGTCAGATAAAGATGCAACACAAGATATTCCAACGTTGTGTGATGCAActagaaaaaattgttatgcTCCTTTCAAAGAGCTTATCAATAAGCTTAACACCTCATCACCTCATATTCCAGTTACTTGCATAATTGCTGATGGCATAATGGGATTTGCTGGAAGAGTGGCTAAGGATTTAGGCATTAAAGAGCTACAGTTTTGGACTGCTTCTGCTTGTGGCTTTGTCGGATATTTGCAATATGATGAGCTTGTTAAAAGAGGAATTCTTCCATTCAAAG ATGAAAATTTTATTGCCGATGGCACCTTGGATACAAGTTTAGATTGGATCTCTGGAATAAAAGACATCAGATTGAAAGACCTTCCAAGCTTCATGAGAGTCACCGATCTAAATGATATTATGTTTGATTTCTTTTGTGTTGAGCCACCAAATTGTGTGAGATCATCAGCAATCATCATTAACACATTTGAAGAATTAGAAGGTGAAGCCCTGGACACCCTTAGGGCCAAAAACCCTAACATATATAGCATTGGCCCACTTCACATGCTTGGTAGGCATTTTCCTGAGAAAGAAAACGGTTTTGCAGCAAGTGGTTCAAGTTTTTGGAAAAATGACTCTGAATGCATAAAATGGTTGAGTAAATGGGAACCTGGCTCAGTACTATATATTAATTACGGAAGTATAACTGTTATGACAGATCATCACTTGAAAGAATTTGCTTGGGGAATAGCAAATAGCAAATTACCATTTTTGTGGATTATGAGACCAGATGTAGTAATGGGTGAAGAGACTTCATCTTTGCCTCAAGAGTTTCTAGATGAAGTTAAGGATAGAGGATACATAACTAGTTGGTGCTATCAAGATCAGGTGCTTTCTCATCCATCAG GGGGATTCTTGACTCATTGTGGTTGGAATTCTACACTTGAAACTATTTCCTATGGTGTGCCTACTATTTGTTGGCCTTTCTTTGCTGAGCAACAAACAAATTGTAGGTATTTATGCAACACTTGGAAAATAGGGATGGAAATTAACTATGATGTGAAAAGAGAAGAGATAAGAGAACTTGTGATGGAAATGATGGAaggagaaaaaggaaaagaaatgaGACAAAAGAGTTTGGTGTGGAAGAAGAAAGCTACAGATGCTACTAATTTGGGAGGATCATCATACATTAATttctataatttaattaaagagCTTCTTCATCACAATGCTATTTGA